A single genomic interval of Melanotaenia boesemani isolate fMelBoe1 chromosome 4, fMelBoe1.pri, whole genome shotgun sequence harbors:
- the si:dkeyp-9d4.3 gene encoding caskin-1 isoform X3, translating to MGKDQELLQAVKTEDLLTAQRLLQRPRPGKAKLLGAAKRVNVNIQDADGLSPLHHAALSGNKELISLLLEAQAAVDIKDNKGMRPLHYAAWQGKTEPMKMLLKAGSSVNGQSDEGQIPLHLSAQHGHYDGSEMLLQHQSNPCISDTAGKTPLDLACEFGRVGVVQLLLSSNMCAAMIEPKPSDPNGVSPLHLAAKNGHIEVIRLLIQAGIDINRQSECGTALHQAALCGKTDVVRLLLDSGISAGVRNTLSQTALDIVNQFTTTQASREIKQLLRDASAAMQVRALKDYCNNYDLTSLNIKAGDIITVLEQHSDGRWKGCIHDNRTGNDRVGYFPSNMVEVIKRAGSRPAELSPQGSPTLGHQSSTSEDIWVLRKPLAGGERSGSVGSLGSVRSSSSLQSSGNTHVLTTPAPSPHPAPTPGVNTHGLNAPGLHAQAEGVKLLATVLSQSVKAKEHLLEQSHSVEQSTSSSGCTVHEQRSFERKAEEDDVRDLTAIGVMKPGHRKKLTSEISKLPSTDWLPDHKPANLADWLSHLGLSQYYQVLVQNGYENIDFVSDISLEDLQEIGITKLGHQKKMMMGVKRLKELQRGESGSEPPQSSSSPPTSPGGSTSSEPRREARRQRDGAPSPLAKPRPGLTHSQTPPHTPAQTPPQTPPHARTQQASPRARPRPSTQMTTADMPVPLLRLPCEEEERRRTHSLIGSESDSKYATVCRSSSTHTAVPNDVTVNRSQSSVTLRPRRKGRPPTPPKRSCSSITGGDGEGEGQGDGLLGIPTFRERRASDGGSLGAALRAQESAGLERSEGASGSVRSLAAMLETSIVQKNPGSSTNYLQASPPLLRRQPGAGGLGSEDDDVVSRRRTISGLESLPGDHTEQLPRQTAQQRPEPRPRSTVVTSANENADGTATLRRQPRPVVKDSDTPTTVVTMTTGSDTIRRRPRTSEQTECVIQSNIQSNSLVSSRKNDGELQQNGGVVLRRRPVSEVSERTDSSIESCEWMEARKSLKPPVSPKPSTVTQRKMQADPPTPTRRVPIPGPDNAEMAQSPEPKRVPPPVSPKPRGPPTAPKPGKATVASATMSPSPAATSPAAASPTPTTKPSSPPTSAPLPAPHTPSAPSLSPGLPLTSPSPAQSPSTPSPHPVKPPRTSIAGLSIDLLGGEEEEERRREEEERRKEREQKRQTEMEGDQRRLEDKNLREPEKKSLRREGAKEEEESQVEEVQQEEEVQHRLEETSASLAAALQAVEHKIKEEDRQNDSLSNKKATVSILDDIGSMFDDLADQLDAMLD from the exons gAATGCGTCCTCTGCATTATGCTGCATGGCAGGGGAAGACTGAACCAATGAAAATGCTGCTGAAGGCAGGCTCATCAGTCAACGGACAGTCAGATGAAGGACAGATCCCTCTGCACCTGTCAGCTCAGCATGGACACTACGATGGG tcAGAGATGCTGCTACAACACCAGTCCAATCCGTGTATCTCTGATACGGCGGGAAAAACTCCTCTGGACCTTGCTTGTGAATTTGGACGTGTTGGA GTGGTTCAACTCCTTCTCAGCAGCAACATGTGTGCAGCCATGATAGAACCAAAACCTTCTGACCCCAACGGAGTGTCACCTCTGCATCTCGCGGCTAAGAATGGACATATAGAAGTTATACG gttgctgattCAGGCTGGTATAGATATCAACAGACAGTCGGAGTGTGGCACAGCACTTCATCAAGCTGCCCTCTGTGGGAAGACAGATGTAGTGCGTCTGCTGCTAGAT AGTGGCATCAGTGCAGGAGTGAGGAACACACTGAGTCAAACTGCCCTGGACATTGTTAACCAGTTTACCACCACACAGGCCAGCCGTGAAATCAAACAGTTACTGAGAG ATGCCTCAGCTGCAATGCAGGTTCGAGCGCTGAAGGATTACTGCAACAACTATGACCTTACCAGCCTGAACATCAAAGCTGGAGACATCATTACG gttttGGAGCAGCACTCTGACGGCCGATGGAAAGGCTGTATTCATGACAACCGCACTGGAAATGACCGTGTGGGCTACTTCCCCTCTAACATGGTGGAGGTCATCAAGAGGGCAG GTTCACGGCCTGCAGAGCTGAGTCCTCAAGGCTCTCCCACTTTAGGACATCAGAGCAGCACCAGTGAGGACATATGGGTGCTGCGCAAACCACTGGCAG GTGGTGAGCGCAGCGGCAGCGTGGGCAGCCTCGGCAGTGTTCGGTCATCAAGCAGCCTTCAGAGCTCTGGAAACACGCATGTTCTGACCACACCTGCACCTAGTCCTCACCCAGCACCCACACCAGGGGTCAACACTCATGGCCTTAATGCTCCAGGCCTGCACGCACAAGCAGAGGGAGTAAAG ctCTTGGCCACTGTGCTGTCTCAGTCAGTAAAAGCCAAGGAGCATCTCCTGGAGCAGTCGCACTCTGTTGAGCAGTCAACAA GTTCCTCTGGCTGCACAGTTCATGAGCAGCGGTCATTTGAGCGGAAGGCAGAGGAGGATGACGTGCGA GACCTGACAGCAATTGGGGTCATGAAGCCTGGACATCGAAAGAAGTTAACATCAGAGATCAGCAAGTTGCCCTCCACAGACTGGCTGCCCGACCACAAACCC GCAAACCTGGCAGATTGGCTGTCTCACCTGGGCCTCAGCCAGTACTACCAAGTTCTTGTTCAGAATGGGTATGAAAACATTGACTTTGTCTCTGATATCAGCCTTGAAGATCTACAAGAGATTGGCATCACTAAGCTTG GACATcaaaagaagatgatgatgggaGTAAAGAGATTGAAGGAGCTGCAGAGAGGAGAAAGTGGTTCTGAGCCTCCTCAAAGCTCCTCCTCACCTCCAACCAGCCCAGGTGGCAGCACCTCCTCTGAGCCTCGTAGAGAGGCAAGGAGACAAAGGGATGGAGCCCCCAGCCCACTGGCTAAACCTCGCCCAGGTCTCACACATTCACAGACCCCACCCCACACACCGGCCCAGACCCCACCACAAACTCCTCCACATGCCCGTACCCAGCAGGCTTCCCCTAGGGCTCGGCCACGACCCTCCACCCAGATGACCACTGCAGATATGCCAGTACCGCTACTGCGGCTGCCATGTGAGGAGGAAGAGCGACGGAGAACTCACAGTCTCATTGGCTCAGAATCAGACTCTAAATATGCCACCGTTTGCCGCAGCAGCTCTACACATACTGCAGTTCCTAATGATGTCACTGTTAACCGCAGCCAGTCATCTGTTACTCTCCGTCCACGTCGAAAAGGTCGACCCCCAACACCGCCAAAGCGTTCCTGTTCTTCCATTACGGGGGGCgacggggagggagagggacaggGAGATGGGCTGCTAGGGATACCAACTTTTCGAGAGCGGCGAGCCAGTGATGGTGGCAGCCTGGGAGCAGCTTTAAGAGCTCAGGAGTCCGCAGGCCTTGAGAGATCAGAGGGTGCTTCTGGGAGTGTTCGCAGCCTTGCAGCCATGCTGGAAACATCCATTGTCCAGAAAAATCCAGGAAGCAGCACCAACTACCTGCAG GCGAGTCCACCACTACTTCGTCGCCAGCCAGGTGCAGGAGGTCTTGGatctgaggatgatgatgttgtGAGTCGACGCAGAACCATCAGTGGGCTTGAAAGTCTACCTGGTGATCACACTGAACAGTTACCTCGACAAACAGCCCAGCAGCGTCCAGAGCCACGACCCCGCTCCACCGTGGTCACCTCAGCAAATGAGAACGCAGATGGTACAGCAACACTCAGAAGACAGCCACGCCCAGTAGTGAAAGACTCTGACACACctaccactgtggttaccatgACAACCGGCTCAGACACTATACGCAGGAGACCACGCACATCAGAGCAAACAGAATGTGTCATTCAAAGCAATATTCAGTCAAATTCTCTAGTTAGTAGTCGGAAGAACGATGGTGAGTTGCAGCAGAACGGCGGTGTAGTGCTAAGGAGAAGGCCAGTGTCCGAGGTGTCTGAGAGGACGGACTCCAGCATAGAGAGCTGTGAGTGGATGGAGGCCAGGAAGTCTCTGAAGCCCCCAGTCTCACCCAAACCCTCCACAGTCACTCAGAGGAAGATGCAGGCTGATCCTCCAACCCCAACACGCAGAGTTCCCATACCCGGGCCTGATAATGCTGAGATGGCACAGAGCCCTG AGCCGAAACGTGTCCCTCCTCCTGTATCCCCAAAGCCACGTGGGCCTCCAACAGCTCCTAAACCAGGAAAAGCAACAGTAGCTTCAGCAACCATGAGCCCTAGCCCTGCTGCTACCAGCCCAGCTGCTGCCAGTCCTACCCCAACCACCAAACCTTCCTCTCCGCCAACATCTGCCCCACTTCCAGCTCCTCACACCCCTTCTGCTCCCTCGCTCTCCCCAGGACTCCCCCTAACTTCCCCCTCTCCCGCCCAAAGTCCCTCTACCCCCTCGCCCCACCCTGTCAAACCTCCCCGCACCTCCATTGCTGGTCTCTCCATTGACTTGCTAGGaggggaggaagaagaggagaggaggagagaggaagaggagaggaggaaagagagggAACAAAAGAGGCAAACTGAAATGGAGGGGGATCAGAGGAGACTGGAGGATAAGAACCTGAGGGAGCCTGAGAAGAAGTCTCTGAGGAGGGAAGGAgcaaaagaagaggaagagagtcAAGTAGAGGAAGTACAACAGGAGGAAGAGGTCCAGCATCGTTTGGAGGAGACCAGTGCCTCCTtggctgcagctctgcaggCTGTTGAGCACAAGATCAaagaggaggacagacagaatGA CTCTCTTTCCAACAAAAAAGCAACGGTCTCCATCCTGGATGACATCGGCAGCATGTTTGATGACTTGGCAGACCAACTGGATGCAATGCTGGACTGA